The following proteins come from a genomic window of Paenibacillus spongiae:
- a CDS encoding YlbG family protein: MFSERIGYIIWVSDLKAARSLDKYGTVHYMSRKMHYVVMYMNADRADEVVRNIQRLPFVKRIERSYRNEIKTEYTRGVPDKTRFYSL; this comes from the coding sequence ATGTTTTCGGAACGTATAGGTTATATCATATGGGTCAGCGATTTGAAAGCTGCCCGCTCTTTAGATAAATATGGAACCGTTCATTACATGTCACGTAAAATGCATTATGTAGTCATGTATATGAATGCCGACCGGGCGGATGAGGTTGTGCGCAACATTCAGCGGCTTCCGTTCGTCAAGAGAATCGAACGCTCGTATCGCAACGAAATTAAAACCGAGTACACCCGGGGAGTGCCAGACAAAACGCGGTTTTACAGCTTGTGA
- a CDS encoding Rqc2 family fibronectin-binding protein: protein MALDGIVTRAIVHELQACVGARIHKIHQPTGHDLVLQIRGGSVPGKLLLSANPTYPRVHWTQQSFLNPMEAPMFCMLLRKYCEGGLIEAVTQIGSERIIHMRIRQRDELGDINVKVIVIEIMGRHSNIILMDEASGTIHDGIHHVTPAISSYRIVMPGTTYVSPPEQGKRDPMTVTDEADFRSALELLSRSNSDSSELDSSDAAASPAPPAAIAPDKQLVGAFSGISPLLAKEIVFRSGVPPLPAETQVIASELWPSFQQMMNEFGMHRYEPQLVTPGSGKAAFSVTALTHLPADSVRQSYPTVSECLEAFYGDKAERDTVKQRVSDLIRFLHNERSKNENKLEKLQETLDIAKDADKYRILGELLTAYMHQIERGDEYVEVINYYDEEQQTVKIALDPQLNPSDNAQRYFKRYAKHKSSLTAVAQQMELAREEIDYLGTLLQQLETASLSDIDEIREELVEQGYLRDRSKRGSKKRKSTRPSLLCYQSSEGIPIYVGKNNTQNEYLTNKTSGPNDTWLHTKDIPGSHVVIRAGNFGDATLEEAAMLAAHYSQARSSSLVPVDYTLIRHVKKPNGSKPGFVIYDHQKTLFITPDEQRIKQWPSQIKN, encoded by the coding sequence ATGGCTTTAGATGGAATCGTAACCCGTGCCATCGTACATGAGCTGCAGGCTTGTGTCGGGGCGCGCATTCATAAAATTCATCAACCTACCGGGCACGATTTGGTCCTGCAAATCCGAGGAGGCAGCGTGCCGGGCAAGCTGCTGCTCTCGGCGAATCCAACTTATCCGCGCGTCCATTGGACGCAGCAATCGTTCCTAAACCCGATGGAAGCGCCGATGTTCTGCATGCTGCTGCGCAAATATTGCGAAGGCGGCTTAATTGAGGCTGTCACTCAAATAGGATCGGAACGTATCATTCATATGAGAATCCGGCAGCGCGACGAACTGGGCGATATTAACGTGAAGGTGATCGTCATTGAAATTATGGGACGTCACAGCAATATTATCCTCATGGACGAAGCTTCCGGCACGATCCATGACGGCATCCATCATGTCACGCCAGCCATCAGCAGCTACCGCATCGTCATGCCGGGTACGACGTATGTCTCCCCGCCGGAGCAAGGCAAGCGCGATCCGATGACCGTCACGGACGAAGCCGACTTTAGATCGGCACTCGAGCTGCTTTCGCGCAGCAATTCGGATTCAAGCGAATTGGATTCAAGCGATGCAGCAGCATCACCGGCACCTCCGGCTGCCATCGCACCTGACAAGCAACTGGTTGGGGCCTTTAGCGGTATTAGCCCGCTGCTTGCGAAGGAGATTGTCTTCCGGAGCGGCGTGCCGCCGCTGCCTGCGGAAACGCAAGTCATTGCCTCCGAGTTGTGGCCATCATTCCAACAGATGATGAACGAGTTCGGCATGCACCGATACGAGCCCCAGCTGGTAACGCCGGGAAGCGGCAAGGCTGCATTCTCCGTAACCGCTTTGACGCATCTTCCTGCGGATAGCGTGCGCCAATCCTATCCGACCGTCAGCGAATGTCTAGAGGCTTTCTATGGCGATAAGGCGGAGCGGGACACGGTCAAGCAGCGCGTCTCCGATTTAATCCGCTTCCTGCACAACGAGCGCAGCAAGAATGAGAACAAGCTGGAGAAGCTTCAGGAGACGCTCGATATCGCCAAGGACGCGGACAAGTACCGCATCCTCGGAGAGCTCTTGACGGCCTATATGCATCAAATCGAACGCGGGGACGAATACGTCGAGGTTATCAACTACTATGATGAGGAGCAGCAGACCGTTAAGATTGCTCTCGACCCGCAGCTGAACCCCTCCGACAATGCGCAGCGTTATTTCAAGCGTTATGCCAAGCATAAATCAAGCTTGACCGCCGTGGCGCAGCAGATGGAACTGGCCCGTGAGGAAATCGATTATTTAGGCACGCTGCTACAGCAGCTCGAAACGGCATCGCTCAGCGATATCGACGAAATCCGCGAAGAGCTTGTCGAGCAAGGTTACCTTCGCGATCGGTCAAAGCGCGGCTCCAAGAAGCGGAAATCGACGCGGCCTTCGCTGCTTTGCTATCAATCATCCGAAGGCATCCCGATCTACGTCGGCAAAAATAATACGCAGAACGAATATCTGACCAACAAAACATCCGGGCCTAACGATACCTGGCTGCATACGAAGGATATTCCAGGCTCGCATGTCGTCATCCGTGCCGGCAATTTCGGCGACGCGACGCTTGAAGAAGCCGCCATGCTGGCTGCTCATTACAGCCAGGCCCGCTCATCAAGCTTAGTGCCGGTCGATTATACGCTTATCCGTCACGTGAAGAAGCCGAATGGCTCCAAGCCAGGGTTTGTTATATATGACCATCAAAAAACGCTGTTCATCACTCCGGATGAACAGCGCATTAAACAATGGCCTTCCCAAATCAAGAATTGA
- a CDS encoding YlbF family regulator produces the protein MAALLLHAYELGDMINRSAEVAEYAYWKAVVDQDEQVQQVVRRFEKAKELFTETERFGRFHPDYNEAKDKVRAIQAELTTIESVSRFKQAEDAVDTLLFDVASQIAGSISDTIKVPSNAPVKGGGCGSGGSCSCGSGGCG, from the coding sequence ATGGCCGCATTGCTCCTCCATGCATATGAGTTAGGCGATATGATTAACCGGTCGGCAGAAGTCGCCGAATACGCATATTGGAAAGCTGTAGTCGATCAGGACGAGCAAGTCCAGCAAGTCGTGAGGCGGTTCGAGAAAGCGAAGGAATTGTTCACGGAAACAGAACGATTCGGAAGGTTCCATCCGGATTACAATGAAGCCAAGGACAAGGTCAGAGCGATTCAGGCGGAGCTTACGACGATCGAATCCGTCAGCCGTTTCAAGCAGGCGGAGGATGCGGTCGACACGCTGCTCTTCGACGTCGCAAGCCAAATTGCAGGTTCCATTTCGGACACGATCAAGGTGCCCAGCAATGCTCCTGTCAAAGGCGGGGGTTGCGGCAGCGGAGGCTCCTGCAGCTGCGGCTCTGGCGGATGCGGTTAA
- a CDS encoding bifunctional homocysteine S-methyltransferase/methylenetetrahydrofolate reductase, with translation MKPGLREALGARILTGDGAMGTYLYQMGFPVGVSYEEFNVLRPHVIEDVHRRYYEAGARVIETNTFSANNESLSKYGLDNEVDAINRAGVKVARAAVGADAYVVGAVGAIRAGKRKNIRTAQLNQSFHQQMSALLDEGVDGLLLETFYDLDEMLLALGVARKLSDVPVICQFAVEKDAVTQDGIPLADAFERLRQEGADVVGFNCRSGPNGIKRAIDAIGAEVVLPLSVYPNAGLPDYVDGKYMFTATPEYFAQSARNFVDRGARLIGGCCGTTPEHIAAIAAALDGYVAQPVQAGPQPVQVMESVSVSAAEPAAVSVSDGEVPSIVETVKQRHTVIVELDPPRDLDIRKFMAGAAALKAVHADAVTMADNSLAVTRMSNLALASLVQQQVGIRPLVHIACRDRNLIGTQSHMMGLDALGIDHVLAVTGDPARFGDLPDSKSVYDLTSFEMIRMIKQLNQGVAFSGKPLKQRANFVVGAAFNPNVKMLDKAVKRLERKIETGADYFMTQPVYDPELIVQVAEATKHLKVPVFIGIMPLASGRNAEYLHNEVPGIQLSDEVRKRMAGLEGEAGREEGVRIGKELLDTALKHFNGIYLITPFMFYDMTVKLTEYVWEQTGR, from the coding sequence ATGAAACCCGGTTTGCGCGAAGCGCTTGGCGCTCGCATTTTGACAGGGGATGGCGCGATGGGAACCTATCTGTATCAGATGGGGTTCCCTGTCGGCGTTTCCTACGAAGAATTTAACGTCCTGCGTCCGCATGTCATCGAGGATGTGCACCGCCGTTATTACGAGGCAGGTGCGAGGGTAATCGAGACGAACACCTTCTCTGCGAATAACGAAAGTTTATCCAAGTACGGCCTTGATAACGAAGTCGACGCCATTAACCGGGCCGGCGTCAAGGTGGCGCGCGCTGCTGTCGGCGCCGACGCTTACGTTGTCGGCGCGGTAGGGGCGATCCGGGCCGGCAAACGCAAGAACATCCGCACTGCGCAGCTGAATCAATCGTTCCATCAGCAGATGAGCGCGCTGTTAGATGAGGGTGTAGACGGGTTGCTGCTCGAAACGTTCTACGATCTGGACGAGATGCTTCTTGCGCTCGGCGTTGCTAGGAAGCTGTCGGACGTGCCCGTCATATGCCAATTCGCTGTCGAGAAGGACGCGGTTACACAGGACGGCATCCCGCTTGCCGACGCTTTCGAACGTCTTCGTCAAGAAGGCGCCGATGTCGTCGGTTTTAACTGCCGCAGCGGCCCCAATGGCATCAAGAGAGCCATTGATGCCATTGGAGCGGAAGTCGTCCTTCCATTGTCGGTATACCCGAATGCCGGGCTTCCGGACTATGTGGACGGCAAATATATGTTCACGGCTACGCCGGAATACTTTGCCCAATCGGCACGTAATTTCGTGGATCGGGGTGCTCGTCTGATCGGCGGATGCTGCGGAACGACTCCGGAGCATATAGCGGCGATTGCAGCTGCGCTCGACGGGTATGTCGCCCAGCCGGTACAAGCCGGACCACAGCCGGTTCAGGTTATGGAAAGCGTTTCGGTGAGCGCGGCGGAACCGGCGGCAGTGTCCGTGTCCGACGGGGAAGTCCCTTCCATTGTCGAGACCGTGAAGCAGCGGCATACGGTAATCGTCGAGCTGGACCCGCCGCGCGATCTGGATATTCGCAAGTTTATGGCCGGCGCAGCCGCGCTCAAAGCCGTTCATGCAGATGCCGTTACGATGGCGGATAATTCTCTTGCCGTAACGAGAATGAGCAACCTGGCATTAGCGTCGCTTGTCCAGCAGCAGGTGGGTATTCGTCCTCTCGTTCATATTGCCTGCCGCGACCGCAATCTGATCGGGACCCAGTCGCATATGATGGGTCTGGATGCGCTAGGGATCGATCATGTGTTAGCCGTTACGGGAGATCCTGCCCGGTTCGGCGATCTGCCGGATTCCAAATCGGTATACGATCTGACTTCCTTCGAGATGATCCGCATGATCAAGCAATTGAATCAGGGCGTGGCCTTCTCGGGCAAGCCTCTGAAGCAGCGCGCGAACTTCGTGGTCGGCGCCGCGTTCAATCCGAATGTCAAGATGCTGGACAAAGCGGTGAAGCGGCTCGAGCGCAAAATCGAAACCGGCGCAGACTATTTCATGACGCAGCCGGTCTATGATCCGGAGCTGATCGTTCAGGTCGCGGAAGCGACGAAGCATCTCAAAGTACCGGTGTTTATCGGCATCATGCCGCTGGCCAGCGGACGCAATGCGGAGTACCTGCATAACGAGGTGCCCGGCATTCAGTTGTCCGACGAGGTGCGCAAGCGGATGGCGGGACTCGAGGGCGAGGCCGGCCGCGAGGAAGGCGTGCGCATCGGGAAGGAACTTCTGGATACGGCCTTGAAGCATTTCAACGGTATTTATTTGATTACTCCGTTTATGTTCTACGACATGACTGTGAAATTGACTGAGTATGTATGGGAACAAACGGGCCGCTAA
- the dapF gene encoding diaminopimelate epimerase, producing the protein MNFTKMHGLGNDFIVISGETTLPDHAAELAIELCNRYFGIGADGLVFILPSGKADFRMRIINSDGSEAEQCGNAIRCVAKYVYDNGLTDKESITIETLGAGVQQVQINSIDGRAHTVRVDMGEPILEGLKVPTTVDANPVLNHAIEVDGTEFRFTAVSMGNPHCVIYVDDAVNFDLNKWGPKLETHPMFPRKINVEFVTVRSRDYADMRVWERGAGPTLACGTGACATVVASVLNGYTDRKAVVALKGGELTIEWNEADNHIYMTGPAAEVFRGSL; encoded by the coding sequence ATGAACTTTACAAAAATGCATGGACTAGGTAACGATTTCATAGTAATATCGGGAGAAACCACACTGCCCGATCATGCAGCGGAGCTGGCCATCGAATTGTGCAATCGGTACTTCGGCATTGGCGCAGACGGCTTAGTCTTCATTTTACCGTCCGGGAAAGCGGATTTTCGCATGCGAATCATTAATTCCGACGGCTCCGAAGCGGAGCAGTGCGGCAATGCAATCCGCTGTGTAGCCAAATATGTATACGATAACGGTCTAACCGATAAAGAAAGCATCACGATCGAAACGCTGGGAGCCGGTGTGCAGCAGGTGCAGATCAACAGCATCGACGGCCGGGCGCATACGGTTCGCGTCGATATGGGAGAACCGATTCTGGAGGGGCTGAAGGTGCCGACAACGGTCGACGCCAATCCTGTCCTGAATCATGCCATTGAGGTCGACGGAACCGAATTCCGGTTTACGGCCGTGTCCATGGGCAACCCGCACTGCGTCATCTATGTGGACGATGCGGTCAATTTCGACCTCAACAAGTGGGGCCCCAAGCTTGAAACGCACCCGATGTTTCCGCGTAAAATCAATGTGGAATTCGTCACGGTCCGTTCGCGCGATTATGCCGATATGCGCGTTTGGGAACGGGGAGCGGGACCGACGCTCGCCTGCGGCACCGGAGCGTGCGCAACCGTTGTCGCTTCCGTGCTGAACGGGTACACGGACCGGAAGGCGGTCGTAGCCTTGAAGGGCGGCGAGCTTACGATCGAGTGGAATGAAGCAGACAATCACATCTATATGACAGGCCCGGCGGCAGAAGTATTCCGCGGTTCACTGTAA
- a CDS encoding calcium-translocating P-type ATPase, SERCA-type — MDQRKWHQMEVNELAQTLQASLDTGLSSAEATERLMRDGRNELSEGKKASPLTLFLNQFKDFMVLVLIGATLISGLLGEYLDAITIIAIIVINAILGFVQEFRAERSLRALKELSAPIAKVFRGGQVLALPARDLVSGDMVLIEAGDRVPADMRLVEANSCYAEESALTGESLPVGKHCSPILSSDLPLGDQRNMCFMGTMITRGSAKGVVIRTGMGTEMGKIADLIQKTESMETPLQHRLEQLGKILIVVALGLTVMVVLAGIFHGQPAYDMFLAGVSLAVAAIPEGLPAIVTIALALGVQRMIKRRAIVRKLPSVETLGCASVICSDKTGTLTQNKMTVTRLWIGGRPLEVTGEGYEPTGAVYEDGNAVDVKNDLSLRRMLQVAALCNNASVEKKEIEVDVKRKKGKDTIKQEEWVLKGDPTEGALTVLAAKLGITAKSLEGLYKREKEYSFDSERKRMSVMVSHQGGQLICTKGAPDVLMQQCSYVLWDGKVVPFTGTLKKKVTDASESMAQSALRVLGFAYRDLRPHDHTETEAEVECQLVFVGLAGMIDPPRKEVRDAIATCRRAGIKTVMITGDHQLTAEAIAGQLSIMPRGGLAISGQQLADMDDEQLDRLVDNIYVYARVSPEHKLRIVKALQRKGHVVAMTGDGVNDAPAIKAADIGIAMGITGTDVSKEASSLVLSDDNFSTIVAAIEEGRGIYENIRKFIRYLLASNVGEILTMFLAMLAGLPLPLVPIQILWVNLVTDGLPAMALGVDQAEKDLMQHKPRSARENIFARRLGWKIISRGILIGLCTLGAFWITLRSNPGSPTNLIEAQTVAFATLVMAQLIHVFDCRSSRSIFHRNIFQNKYLVLAVLSSLLLMLGVLYIEALQPIFKTVPIGIREWCLVLVAAGIPTFLMGIGSVLGSNGKKKKTNWPVSGSKSLAR, encoded by the coding sequence ATGGATCAACGTAAGTGGCATCAAATGGAGGTCAATGAGCTTGCTCAGACACTGCAAGCTTCGTTGGATACTGGGCTTTCATCGGCCGAAGCAACGGAACGGCTGATGCGTGACGGGCGCAACGAGCTCTCGGAAGGAAAAAAAGCTTCGCCTCTGACACTGTTCTTGAATCAATTCAAAGATTTCATGGTACTGGTGTTAATCGGAGCAACGCTTATTTCCGGTCTGCTGGGCGAATATTTGGATGCAATTACGATTATCGCCATTATCGTGATCAATGCCATTCTCGGTTTCGTGCAGGAATTCCGGGCTGAGCGGTCGTTGCGGGCGCTGAAGGAGCTTTCCGCCCCTATTGCGAAGGTGTTTCGCGGCGGACAAGTTCTCGCGCTGCCGGCCCGAGATCTCGTTTCGGGCGATATGGTGCTTATCGAGGCCGGGGACCGGGTTCCGGCGGATATGCGGTTAGTTGAAGCAAACAGCTGCTATGCGGAAGAGTCGGCGCTTACCGGGGAATCGCTCCCCGTCGGCAAACATTGCTCGCCTATTCTCTCATCCGATTTGCCGCTGGGCGACCAGCGAAATATGTGCTTTATGGGGACGATGATCACCCGAGGTTCGGCGAAGGGCGTCGTTATTCGAACAGGCATGGGAACCGAGATGGGGAAGATCGCCGATCTGATCCAAAAAACCGAGTCGATGGAGACGCCGCTTCAACACCGCCTCGAGCAGCTCGGCAAGATTTTGATCGTTGTCGCGTTAGGCTTGACCGTTATGGTTGTTCTTGCCGGCATCTTTCATGGACAGCCCGCCTACGATATGTTCCTGGCCGGCGTCAGCCTCGCCGTCGCGGCCATTCCGGAAGGGCTTCCGGCTATTGTTACGATTGCGCTCGCGCTGGGCGTACAGCGGATGATCAAACGAAGGGCGATTGTCCGCAAGCTCCCTTCCGTAGAGACGCTTGGATGCGCTTCGGTCATCTGTTCCGACAAAACAGGCACATTGACGCAGAACAAAATGACGGTAACCCGCCTTTGGATCGGCGGACGGCCGCTTGAAGTGACCGGAGAAGGCTATGAGCCTACAGGAGCGGTGTACGAGGACGGCAATGCGGTTGATGTTAAGAACGACTTGTCTCTGCGCAGAATGCTGCAGGTCGCGGCTCTTTGCAATAATGCTTCGGTAGAAAAGAAAGAAATAGAAGTGGATGTCAAGCGCAAGAAAGGGAAAGACACGATCAAGCAGGAGGAATGGGTTCTCAAGGGGGATCCGACCGAGGGCGCTCTCACCGTTCTGGCCGCGAAGCTCGGAATTACCGCCAAATCCTTGGAAGGACTATATAAACGGGAAAAAGAGTATTCATTCGATTCGGAACGGAAACGGATGTCGGTTATGGTTTCGCATCAGGGCGGACAGTTAATCTGCACGAAGGGCGCTCCGGACGTGCTGATGCAGCAGTGCAGCTATGTCCTCTGGGATGGCAAGGTTGTACCGTTCACGGGCACCTTGAAGAAGAAAGTAACCGATGCTTCGGAATCGATGGCGCAGTCTGCGCTGCGTGTACTCGGCTTCGCATATCGCGACTTGCGGCCTCATGATCATACCGAGACTGAAGCGGAAGTCGAATGTCAATTGGTATTTGTCGGCTTGGCGGGCATGATCGACCCGCCGCGCAAGGAAGTGCGCGACGCTATTGCAACATGTCGGCGCGCAGGCATCAAGACCGTGATGATCACGGGCGATCATCAGCTGACTGCCGAGGCCATAGCCGGCCAGCTTAGCATCATGCCGCGCGGGGGCTTGGCCATTAGCGGCCAGCAGCTGGCCGACATGGACGATGAGCAGCTGGACCGGCTAGTCGATAACATCTATGTCTATGCACGGGTCTCGCCGGAACATAAGCTGCGTATCGTCAAAGCACTTCAGCGCAAAGGCCATGTCGTCGCGATGACCGGCGATGGCGTTAACGATGCGCCGGCTATCAAAGCAGCTGATATTGGCATTGCAATGGGGATTACTGGTACGGACGTTTCCAAGGAAGCATCGTCATTGGTCTTAAGCGACGATAATTTCTCGACCATTGTCGCCGCCATCGAAGAAGGCCGCGGCATCTACGAGAATATCCGCAAATTTATCCGATATCTTCTGGCATCCAACGTCGGCGAGATTTTAACGATGTTTCTGGCTATGCTGGCAGGGCTGCCTCTCCCGCTTGTTCCCATACAGATTCTATGGGTGAACCTGGTTACCGACGGGCTGCCGGCTATGGCGCTCGGCGTCGATCAGGCGGAGAAGGATCTGATGCAGCATAAGCCGAGGTCGGCGCGCGAAAATATCTTCGCCAGGCGGCTCGGCTGGAAAATCATCAGCCGCGGCATTCTCATCGGCCTCTGCACGCTCGGCGCGTTCTGGATTACGCTGCGCAGCAACCCGGGGAGCCCTACTAACTTAATTGAAGCTCAGACCGTTGCATTCGCAACGCTTGTCATGGCCCAGCTCATACATGTGTTCGACTGCCGGAGCTCGCGCTCGATATTTCACCGCAATATTTTCCAGAATAAATATTTGGTGCTGGCCGTCTTATCTTCGCTGCTGCTCATGCTGGGCGTTCTGTATATCGAAGCCTTGCAGCCGATCTTCAAGACCGTGCCGATCGGAATCCGCGAATGGTGTCTCGTTCTGGTGGCCGCGGGAATACCGACCTTCCTTATGGGGATCGGGAGCGTTCTCGGCTCCAATGGGAAGAAGAAAAAAACGAATTGGCCCGTTAGCGGATCCAAGTCGCTCGCCCGTTAA
- a CDS encoding PHP domain-containing protein: protein MVMKLADLHTHTTASDGLQRPSDNVRLAKAAGLAAIAITDHDTVDGIEEAMQAGERLGITVVPGVEISTVAGGNDIHILGYYTDWRNEDWRAKLSGLLTVRDRRNDMILERLRSLGIAISMDEVLEEAHRQGKDSGSIGRPHIAAVLLAKGTVSTMQEAFDRYLASGAQAYANPPRLHPFEAIEWIREAGGTSVIAHPGLYGDDGLVEQLIRHGAEGIEVFHSDHSPEDEERYGRLARKYNLIVTGGSDFHGERQGEIFHGPIGSRTVDAAVLNQLNPAWRRRR from the coding sequence ATGGTTATGAAATTAGCCGATCTTCACACCCATACGACAGCATCCGACGGCTTGCAGCGCCCGTCGGATAACGTTCGCCTCGCCAAAGCGGCAGGCCTTGCCGCGATTGCCATAACCGATCACGATACGGTGGATGGCATCGAAGAAGCCATGCAAGCGGGAGAACGATTGGGAATTACGGTCGTGCCCGGCGTGGAAATCAGCACGGTTGCCGGAGGCAATGATATCCATATCCTGGGTTACTACACGGATTGGCGGAATGAAGATTGGAGAGCGAAGCTCTCCGGCCTCCTGACGGTACGGGACCGGCGCAACGACATGATCCTGGAACGGCTTCGTTCCCTTGGAATCGCGATTTCAATGGACGAGGTGTTGGAAGAAGCGCACCGTCAAGGCAAGGACAGCGGATCAATCGGCAGACCGCACATCGCTGCCGTTCTGCTCGCCAAGGGGACCGTCAGCACGATGCAGGAAGCCTTCGATCGATATTTGGCCTCCGGTGCGCAGGCGTATGCGAATCCCCCTAGACTCCATCCGTTCGAAGCGATCGAGTGGATACGCGAAGCCGGGGGGACCAGCGTCATTGCTCATCCCGGTTTATACGGCGATGACGGCTTAGTGGAACAATTGATCCGGCATGGCGCCGAAGGCATAGAGGTGTTTCATTCGGATCACTCGCCGGAAGATGAAGAGCGATATGGCCGTCTCGCCCGTAAATATAATCTGATCGTAACCGGCGGATCGGATTTTCACGGCGAGCGGCAGGGTGAAATATTTCATGGGCCGATCGGCAGCAGAACCGTAGATGCGGCCGTGCTTAACCAGCTTAACCCCGCCTGGAGGAGGCGGCGATGA
- a CDS encoding selenium metabolism-associated LysR family transcriptional regulator yields the protein MALNFHQLHIFYTVAEKGSFSAAAGALHMTQPAVTMQVQSLEDYFGTKLLQRSTKRIELTEAGRALMPYAQRSIDLIRETDSQMSKFTKQLKGRLQLGASLTIGEYILPRLLGPFGQEYPHISISMKVMNTAQIMEDILNHHLNFGLIEAPVNHPDMHMEAVLSDELKLIVGKSHPLADAQDVTLADALQYQIVLREQGSGTRLVMEEQLRQMNIDPTDLNIIMELGSTGAVKSAVEAGLGISFVSASSVKHEVALGLIRTIPLTDVKFKRQFYSMYLKSALLPISAVTFLTFLREKDLHQWL from the coding sequence ATGGCACTTAATTTCCATCAGCTTCATATCTTTTATACCGTTGCTGAGAAAGGAAGCTTCTCGGCTGCAGCCGGAGCGCTCCATATGACCCAGCCGGCTGTCACGATGCAGGTGCAGTCGCTTGAGGATTATTTCGGTACGAAGCTGCTTCAACGCTCAACCAAGCGGATTGAATTGACGGAAGCGGGCCGTGCACTTATGCCATACGCGCAGCGAAGCATCGATCTGATTCGCGAGACCGATTCGCAAATGTCGAAATTCACAAAACAGCTCAAAGGACGGCTGCAGCTTGGAGCAAGCCTGACAATCGGCGAATACATACTTCCGCGGCTGCTGGGGCCTTTCGGACAGGAGTATCCTCATATATCCATCAGCATGAAAGTGATGAATACCGCGCAAATCATGGAGGACATATTGAATCATCATTTGAACTTCGGTTTAATCGAGGCGCCCGTCAATCATCCGGATATGCATATGGAAGCGGTTCTGAGCGACGAGCTGAAATTGATCGTCGGCAAATCGCATCCGCTTGCCGATGCGCAAGACGTGACGCTTGCCGACGCGCTTCAGTATCAAATCGTGCTGCGCGAGCAGGGCTCCGGCACGAGGCTGGTTATGGAGGAGCAGCTCCGGCAGATGAATATCGATCCGACCGATCTGAACATCATTATGGAGCTTGGAAGCACAGGGGCCGTCAAATCTGCCGTTGAAGCGGGACTGGGCATATCATTCGTATCGGCTTCCTCCGTTAAGCATGAAGTGGCGCTCGGTCTGATCAGGACGATACCGTTAACCGATGTGAAGTTCAAACGGCAATTTTATTCGATGTATTTGAAATCCGCGCTGCTGCCGATTTCCGCGGTCACCTTCCTTACCTTTCTTCGTGAAAAGGACCTGCACCAATGGTTATGA
- a CDS encoding MerR family transcriptional regulator, which translates to MNVRLLTIKEVAKRTGLSTQLIRKWEERYEAVIPERMPNGYRGYTKADVETLCWLKQRVDDGVPIGMAVLEKRNGAVGKVKAAVLQPLGSTDPSDNLVTDWKGPVDRLLQCFEQVDLNGAQKLFEQLLSLHRVEHLLTRILEPALVELGERWERGEISEFQEHFGSHFIRDKMLSIRNLFQPSDTSPLIVTACGPGERHELGILFLGFFALQYGYRVIYLGTSPSEKGLLDCLRQMKPAAFTFSFSSNERLKKARPFLIELDRQISMLSPHTYVFIGGRIIEEDARMEGTSRVYMLGGDASGAINKIASRLAGRP; encoded by the coding sequence ATGAACGTAAGGCTGCTCACCATTAAGGAAGTGGCGAAGCGGACCGGGTTGTCCACCCAGCTGATCCGGAAGTGGGAGGAGCGTTATGAAGCCGTTATACCAGAGCGGATGCCGAACGGTTACCGGGGTTATACGAAAGCCGATGTGGAGACGTTATGCTGGCTGAAGCAGCGTGTCGATGACGGCGTGCCGATTGGAATGGCCGTGCTGGAGAAGCGCAATGGAGCGGTAGGGAAAGTGAAAGCTGCGGTGCTCCAGCCACTAGGAAGCACTGATCCGTCGGACAATCTAGTTACGGATTGGAAAGGGCCGGTCGATCGCTTGCTTCAATGCTTCGAACAGGTTGATTTGAACGGTGCGCAGAAGCTGTTCGAGCAACTGTTGTCCCTTCACCGCGTGGAGCATCTGCTCACCCGCATACTGGAGCCTGCGCTCGTGGAGCTGGGCGAGCGTTGGGAACGGGGAGAAATATCCGAATTCCAGGAACACTTCGGCAGCCACTTTATCCGCGATAAGATGCTGTCGATTCGCAATCTGTTCCAGCCCTCCGATACCAGTCCGCTTATCGTCACGGCCTGCGGGCCGGGAGAGCGTCATGAGCTGGGCATTCTATTCTTGGGATTCTTCGCGCTTCAGTACGGCTACAGAGTCATCTATTTAGGAACGTCGCCCTCGGAGAAAGGGCTGCTGGACTGTCTGCGTCAGATGAAGCCGGCTGCATTCACATTCAGCTTCTCGTCGAACGAGAGGCTTAAGAAAGCGCGTCCCTTCCTGATTGAGCTGGACAGGCAAATATCGATGCTGTCTCCGCATACCTACGTGTTCATCGGAGGCCGGATTATCGAAGAGGATGCGCGGATGGAGGGGACAAGCCGGGTATATATGCTGGGCGGAGACGCTTCAGGCGCGATTAACAAAATCGCGTCACGGCTTGCAGGCAGGCCGTGA